One genomic region from Haloarcula taiwanensis encodes:
- a CDS encoding peptide ABC transporter permease yields MRETEPTEDIDQPLRDRLKAHPRPALLWGVVLCALLLLEGPTYLDGLFGAISYVLALFPGSPGAEAFASASALCSDLPHLLSRELIPNRGYYDGSAWQGTFLGLEPKYAWLIRFLLVYAYVAVLLAWLWYGYVLFRRHYRAADWTPTDDVIDRLRGHYWGLFGLAVVVFFVTMAVFAPVVGPTTAEENIQGPYSHEMQYFNEDTETVETITIGEANLGSASRGSGDSNVGIWSYDDFGRFHPVGTLVSGKDLFTFLAFGARVSLFIGLGSMAIAGFIATTLALVTAYYKGVTDLIVVLTSDSVQAMPALLLVILATVVFKNHWIAEIYNGAMLFILLFALIRWPGLWRAVRGPALQVGEQEWVDAAKSYGQRPTVIMRKHMAPYILGYLLVYASLTLGGVIISVSALSFLGLGITAPTPEWGRAINIGQQYIASQSWHISLIPGILITLVVTGFNALSDGIRDAIDPQSEGAEGGATGAAAGGGGG; encoded by the coding sequence ATGAGAGAGACAGAACCCACCGAAGACATCGATCAGCCGCTGAGGGACCGACTCAAGGCACACCCTAGACCGGCACTACTGTGGGGTGTCGTGCTCTGTGCCCTGTTACTGCTTGAGGGACCGACGTACCTCGATGGGTTGTTCGGCGCGATAAGCTACGTGCTCGCGTTATTCCCGGGGTCGCCCGGCGCTGAGGCGTTCGCCAGTGCGTCAGCCCTCTGCAGCGACCTGCCGCATCTGCTGAGCCGAGAACTGATACCCAACCGAGGGTACTACGACGGGAGTGCTTGGCAGGGCACGTTCCTCGGCCTTGAGCCGAAGTACGCATGGCTCATCCGCTTCCTGCTGGTGTATGCATACGTCGCAGTCTTGTTGGCGTGGCTGTGGTACGGGTACGTGCTCTTCCGACGGCACTATCGCGCTGCTGACTGGACGCCGACTGACGACGTCATCGACCGGCTTCGAGGTCACTACTGGGGCCTGTTCGGACTCGCTGTCGTCGTCTTCTTCGTCACAATGGCCGTGTTCGCTCCCGTTGTCGGCCCAACGACAGCCGAAGAGAATATCCAGGGGCCGTACTCCCACGAGATGCAGTACTTCAACGAGGACACGGAGACGGTCGAAACGATTACCATCGGCGAGGCGAATCTCGGGTCCGCGTCGCGCGGGAGCGGGGACAGCAACGTCGGGATATGGAGTTACGACGACTTCGGGCGATTCCACCCTGTCGGAACGCTCGTCAGCGGTAAGGATCTGTTCACCTTCCTCGCCTTCGGCGCACGGGTGTCGCTGTTCATCGGCCTCGGATCGATGGCGATTGCGGGCTTTATTGCGACGACGCTGGCGTTAGTTACCGCCTATTACAAGGGGGTAACTGACCTCATTGTGGTCCTGACCAGTGACTCCGTGCAGGCGATGCCAGCATTGCTGCTGGTGATTCTTGCGACAGTGGTGTTCAAGAACCACTGGATAGCAGAGATTTACAACGGGGCGATGCTGTTCATCCTCCTGTTTGCGCTGATACGCTGGCCGGGGCTGTGGCGGGCGGTACGTGGTCCTGCGTTACAGGTCGGCGAACAGGAATGGGTAGACGCGGCAAAGAGCTACGGCCAGCGACCCACTGTGATTATGCGGAAACACATGGCACCGTATATCCTCGGTTATCTCCTGGTTTACGCCTCCCTGACGCTCGGTGGCGTCATTATTTCCGTCTCTGCCCTGTCGTTCCTCGGACTCGGGATTACCGCCCCGACTCCCGAGTGGGGGCGGGCGATTAACATCGGGCAACAGTACATCGCCAGTCAGTCCTGGCACATCTCGCTCATTCCGGGTATCCTGATTACGCTGGTCGTCACCGGCTTCAACGCGTTGAGCGACGGGATTCGGGACGCGATTGACCCACAGAGCGAGGGTGCTGAAGGCGGTGCAACTGGCGCGGCCGCCGGAGGTGGTGGCGGATGA
- a CDS encoding peptide ABC transporter permease: MSRATYLLKRLVLSIPVIIFGTTVTFAIIRLGPLSPAAAILGPQGDARAIRQIEQRLGLNEPLWEQYFDFMGDLFLFDLGQSWVVNSGTPAIDLIISYAPRTIWLGFWAVLIALGIGIPLGFYAGLNPNTFSDYFASFGGIVWRAMPNFWLAVILVTVLSQTEQLFGFSWTSFIVETNVVTSPNLAVLKNPTRLITDPGQAWTNLAKATKQILPPALVLGSASMGTEMRIGRTAVLETINSKYVETAKAKGVSPRVLVWKHIFRNALIPLVPVITAEAFILIGGSVLVETVFSINGIGLLFFRAAEQGDLPLVGTLMYLFILLIVGLNIVQDFAYTIIDPRVGYDG, from the coding sequence ATGAGCCGCGCTACGTATCTGCTCAAGCGCTTGGTACTGTCGATCCCTGTTATCATATTCGGGACGACAGTAACGTTCGCAATTATCCGGCTGGGGCCGCTCAGTCCTGCAGCGGCGATCCTCGGCCCCCAAGGTGACGCTCGTGCGATTCGACAGATCGAGCAACGGTTGGGACTGAACGAACCGCTCTGGGAACAGTACTTCGACTTTATGGGAGACCTGTTCCTGTTCGATCTGGGCCAGTCGTGGGTCGTCAACTCCGGGACACCGGCAATCGACCTCATCATCAGCTACGCACCACGGACGATCTGGCTCGGATTCTGGGCGGTCCTGATCGCCCTCGGGATCGGCATTCCGCTCGGCTTCTACGCCGGCCTGAATCCCAATACGTTCTCGGATTACTTCGCTTCCTTCGGTGGGATTGTCTGGCGGGCGATGCCGAACTTCTGGCTCGCGGTCATTCTGGTGACGGTGCTGTCACAGACGGAACAGCTGTTCGGGTTCAGTTGGACCAGCTTTATTGTCGAGACCAACGTCGTGACCTCGCCGAACCTCGCCGTGCTCAAGAATCCCACGAGACTGATAACCGATCCGGGACAGGCATGGACCAACCTCGCGAAAGCGACAAAACAGATACTGCCGCCCGCACTGGTGCTCGGATCCGCATCGATGGGCACAGAGATGCGGATCGGCCGAACTGCCGTTCTCGAAACGATCAACTCGAAATACGTCGAAACAGCCAAGGCCAAAGGCGTCTCACCGCGGGTACTGGTCTGGAAGCACATCTTCCGGAACGCCCTGATTCCGCTCGTACCGGTGATCACTGCGGAGGCGTTCATCTTGATCGGCGGGTCAGTGCTCGTCGAGACCGTCTTCTCGATCAACGGTATCGGTCTCCTGTTCTTCCGGGCAGCGGAGCAGGGTGACCTCCCACTTGTTGGAACACTGATGTATCTGTTCATCCTTCTTATCGTCGGGCTGAATATCGTACAGGACTTCGCGTACACAATCATCGACCCACGCGTGGGGTACGACGGATGA
- a CDS encoding peptide ABC transporter substrate-binding protein → MERRSFLKATGSAAAAAALAGCSSDSDETEGAAEETGGGTDSTDSSGGDVGTDLKQDGDLWRVNTGTMTTMDPIEATDTQSGIVIQQMFDPLMNYPDSQPAVEGLMAADYEVSDDFTTYTFQLKDATFHNGDTVTASDFVYAFERLTASDNSSRAYFVLDSLGVTHETTTETVDGEEQEVYKPGTLGVTAVDETTLEIQLDAPFASTLEMLAYSSFSPVPEGMVGDIEGYEGEMTQAEFSSSNPIGNGPFEFDTWNSGTEARVSAYDDYYGESPSVDGVHFAVIENDSANYNYAMNRNADIFELPTAQYDPGKVSVEEEDDEGRQIGTYGELRNGDTANYSAVSNIGVFYLGFNMASVPKPVRQAVAYAMNQHTVVEQVFKQRGEPAYNFTPKSIFPGGAQNYNDRAENEYPYGYDDSQLGKARSVMEEAGYGENERVAVELTIYESGVWSETASILRDQLQSVYIDLEVNQAPFNTLLERGRNGELEMYSLGWVADWPAPDNFLQLLNPPQTDTSLDFPISYVNWQPENGDAAQQAAEAYQSIADNPAPTEEDQAARNDAYIQMENANWEDVAMLPVYHELTELFWYDHVDFTPPAGMGPSRQKMNTVSLGDRQ, encoded by the coding sequence ATGGAACGGCGATCGTTTCTGAAAGCAACGGGCAGTGCTGCGGCCGCCGCAGCGCTGGCGGGATGTTCCAGTGATAGTGACGAGACTGAGGGCGCAGCGGAGGAGACCGGCGGCGGCACGGACTCGACAGACTCCAGTGGTGGCGATGTCGGGACCGATCTGAAACAGGACGGGGACCTCTGGCGGGTCAACACGGGGACGATGACGACGATGGACCCGATCGAGGCGACCGACACCCAGTCGGGAATCGTCATCCAGCAGATGTTCGATCCGCTGATGAACTATCCCGACAGCCAGCCCGCTGTAGAGGGGCTTATGGCTGCGGACTACGAGGTATCTGATGACTTCACGACCTACACGTTCCAGTTGAAGGACGCGACTTTCCACAACGGCGACACCGTAACCGCTAGTGACTTCGTCTACGCGTTCGAGCGGTTGACTGCATCTGACAACTCTAGTCGCGCCTACTTCGTTCTGGATTCGCTGGGCGTGACACACGAGACGACGACTGAGACGGTCGACGGCGAGGAACAGGAAGTGTACAAGCCCGGGACACTCGGCGTCACGGCCGTTGACGAAACAACGCTCGAGATCCAGCTAGACGCGCCGTTTGCCTCCACGCTGGAGATGCTCGCGTACTCATCTTTCTCACCGGTTCCTGAGGGCATGGTTGGCGACATCGAAGGGTACGAGGGCGAGATGACCCAGGCCGAGTTCTCCAGTTCGAACCCGATCGGAAACGGCCCCTTCGAGTTCGATACGTGGAACTCCGGAACAGAGGCCAGAGTCAGCGCGTACGACGACTACTATGGCGAGAGTCCGAGCGTCGACGGCGTCCACTTTGCGGTTATCGAGAACGACTCGGCCAATTACAACTATGCGATGAACCGGAACGCCGATATCTTCGAACTCCCCACGGCGCAGTACGACCCCGGGAAGGTGTCCGTTGAGGAGGAAGACGACGAGGGTCGCCAGATCGGGACCTACGGCGAGTTGCGCAACGGCGACACGGCTAATTACTCCGCCGTGTCGAACATCGGGGTGTTCTACCTCGGGTTTAACATGGCCAGCGTACCCAAGCCGGTCCGTCAGGCGGTCGCGTACGCGATGAACCAGCACACCGTTGTCGAGCAGGTGTTCAAGCAGCGCGGCGAGCCTGCGTACAATTTCACGCCGAAATCCATCTTCCCCGGTGGTGCCCAGAACTACAACGACCGCGCCGAAAACGAGTACCCGTACGGCTACGACGACAGCCAGCTCGGAAAGGCCCGATCGGTGATGGAAGAGGCTGGCTACGGCGAAAACGAGCGCGTCGCCGTCGAGCTGACGATCTACGAGTCCGGTGTCTGGAGCGAAACTGCAAGCATTCTTCGAGACCAGCTGCAGAGCGTCTACATCGACCTCGAAGTCAACCAGGCGCCGTTCAACACGCTCCTCGAGCGTGGTCGCAACGGCGAACTAGAGATGTACTCGCTTGGCTGGGTCGCTGACTGGCCCGCGCCGGATAACTTCCTCCAGCTGCTGAACCCGCCACAGACCGATACGAGTCTTGACTTCCCGATTTCGTATGTCAACTGGCAGCCGGAGAACGGCGACGCTGCCCAGCAGGCCGCGGAGGCGTACCAGTCGATTGCTGACAACCCGGCACCGACGGAGGAGGATCAGGCCGCCCGGAACGACGCGTACATCCAGATGGAGAACGCGAACTGGGAAGACGTCGCAATGCTGCCGGTGTATCACGAGCTGACTGAGCTGTTCTGGTACGACCACGTCGACTTCACGCCGCCAGCCGGAATGGGGCCGAGCCGACAGAAGATGAACACCGTGTCGCTCGGAGACAGACAGTAA
- a CDS encoding ferredoxin → MADADEHVDPSEIGEQDGPPVEEKPYKIIFEANKCFGAGKCAEKSRNWTLDLDTGIAKPETYFIDESDLDHNIAAAEACPAKKDRGIIHVVDRRTNEEIAPDPNGDGTLSVDW, encoded by the coding sequence ATGGCAGACGCGGACGAACACGTCGACCCGAGCGAAATCGGCGAACAGGACGGCCCCCCGGTCGAGGAGAAGCCCTACAAGATAATCTTCGAGGCCAACAAATGCTTCGGGGCGGGCAAGTGCGCCGAGAAGTCGCGCAACTGGACGCTCGACCTGGATACTGGTATCGCCAAGCCCGAGACTTACTTCATCGACGAATCGGATCTCGATCATAACATCGCGGCCGCCGAGGCCTGCCCGGCGAAGAAAGACCGCGGCATCATCCACGTCGTCGACCGGCGGACCAACGAGGAGATCGCCCCGGACCCGAACGGCGACGGGACGCTCTCCGTCGACTGGTAG
- a CDS encoding molybdenum cofactor biosysynthesis protein: MAHVERLTVYPVKALDGMDCESVSIRPGGTLAHDREFAMFDDAGDVVNGKRTSRVHDIDTGYDPESGTLSVTTDDDSASFDLRDERGRSRAADWLGVFFGVDLTVERDETLGYVDRREMGPSVISTATLETVASWFDDVTVDGLRRRLRANVEIGGVPAFWEDRFVGADAPAFRAGGVRFEGVTPCGRCVVPQRDPDTGEATPGFREQFVKRRQATFPEWADQDAFDHFYTVMLITHVPEADRGAELAVGDPVEVVPAAET; this comes from the coding sequence GTGGCACACGTCGAGCGACTCACCGTCTACCCCGTCAAGGCGCTGGACGGCATGGACTGCGAATCGGTATCGATCCGCCCGGGCGGCACACTGGCCCACGACCGCGAGTTCGCCATGTTCGACGACGCCGGAGACGTGGTCAACGGGAAGCGGACCAGCCGCGTCCACGACATCGACACCGGCTACGACCCCGAGTCGGGGACGCTGTCGGTCACGACCGACGACGACAGCGCGTCGTTCGACCTCCGGGACGAGCGCGGCCGCTCGCGGGCGGCCGACTGGCTCGGCGTGTTCTTCGGCGTGGACCTGACCGTCGAGCGCGACGAGACGCTGGGCTACGTCGACCGCCGTGAGATGGGGCCGTCGGTCATCAGCACCGCGACGCTGGAAACCGTAGCGTCGTGGTTCGACGACGTGACCGTCGACGGCCTGCGCCGGCGGCTCCGGGCGAACGTCGAAATCGGCGGGGTCCCGGCGTTCTGGGAGGACCGATTTGTCGGCGCGGACGCCCCCGCCTTCCGGGCCGGCGGCGTCCGGTTCGAGGGAGTGACCCCCTGCGGTCGCTGTGTCGTCCCCCAGCGGGACCCCGACACCGGCGAGGCAACGCCGGGGTTCCGGGAGCAGTTCGTCAAGCGCCGGCAGGCGACGTTCCCGGAGTGGGCCGACCAGGACGCCTTCGATCACTTCTATACCGTGATGCTCATCACCCACGTCCCCGAGGCCGACCGCGGCGCGGAACTGGCCGTCGGGGACCCCGTCGAAGTCGTGCCGGCGGCCGAAACGTAG
- a CDS encoding amino acid permease has translation MVEHTRTLDFKIAFAIGLGTMIAAGIFSLSGTAVAAIGSSAVIAFVIAAVIAGVTAAAYSEFASVYSENGGGYLFCSRTFEDRDLLTYSIGMSLFLGYTGTTAFYLATMDEWVVRFLLPEALHFLPHGTAGVATAVLLGVLNARGTEESGSFQLLVTGAKVAVLLAFIGGAFAFRGPSVAVSKFAGNFGGGPVDILTISALAFITFFGFSAIAASAGEIIEPKRTVPRAIAASILTVTVLYALVIVAMVNSPIPAEVIAQEGETAMGRVAASFLGSIGESLIVAGAIFSMVSASNASILAASSIGSLMGTRGQAPRRFSRIHPDYGTPSWSVATATATIVALIVFFIALFPAEGGLFSGLGLHLGLNALTGFATLNLLLPLAVVNVALIYSRRRFPDITRGFRVPGVPVVPVIGVLANLGLIYNLPPKGVVTGLVLTGAMVVVYLAWGGAPETEDLLREVVPETPASGAAGAEAAAETGGFRVLVPIARPGRAARYVELAAALAKVSDEDPVIHVLNVTQVPDQTPWESVQDTAKARTERIRSELGDDYGVDLLIEGHTCRDVAFDILQTARDDDADLILMGYPERHQDVTETVEREAPCDVFFADKTASADALDVINIGAGGGPHHQAVLPLVNALGQLGSDLHLINVSTDDEGANEASGTTLDALEGVETTQVHNVRAGTVADGLVETAAENGGVLVIGASRDRWLRQALFGSTPDEVIALAADRDVPVLVYASQTGVSGRLSERLFPVTRYLRKRLSRSGRKQGSSPDWN, from the coding sequence ATGGTCGAACACACTCGAACGCTGGATTTCAAAATCGCGTTCGCAATCGGGCTGGGGACGATGATCGCGGCCGGAATCTTCTCGCTGTCCGGCACCGCCGTCGCAGCAATCGGATCGAGCGCCGTCATCGCGTTCGTCATCGCCGCCGTCATCGCGGGCGTCACCGCCGCCGCGTACTCCGAGTTCGCGTCGGTCTACTCAGAAAACGGCGGCGGCTACCTCTTCTGTTCGCGGACCTTCGAGGACCGGGACCTGCTGACCTACAGCATCGGGATGTCGCTGTTTCTCGGCTACACCGGCACGACGGCGTTCTACCTCGCGACGATGGACGAGTGGGTCGTCCGCTTTCTCCTTCCCGAGGCGCTTCACTTCCTGCCACACGGGACCGCCGGCGTGGCGACTGCGGTCCTGCTCGGCGTTCTCAATGCCCGCGGGACCGAGGAAAGCGGGAGCTTCCAGCTCCTCGTCACGGGCGCGAAGGTCGCCGTTCTGCTCGCGTTCATCGGCGGTGCGTTCGCCTTCCGCGGGCCGTCGGTGGCCGTCAGTAAGTTCGCTGGAAACTTCGGCGGCGGCCCCGTCGATATCCTGACTATCTCTGCGCTGGCGTTCATCACGTTCTTCGGCTTCTCGGCCATCGCGGCCAGCGCGGGCGAGATAATCGAGCCGAAGCGGACCGTCCCACGGGCCATCGCCGCGAGCATCCTCACAGTCACTGTCCTCTACGCGCTCGTCATCGTCGCGATGGTGAACTCCCCGATTCCAGCAGAGGTCATCGCACAGGAGGGCGAGACGGCGATGGGGCGGGTCGCCGCTTCGTTCCTCGGGAGCATCGGCGAGAGCCTCATTGTCGCCGGGGCCATCTTCTCGATGGTGTCGGCCTCGAACGCGTCGATACTCGCCGCGAGCAGCATCGGCTCGCTGATGGGGACCCGCGGGCAGGCCCCCCGGCGGTTCTCGCGCATCCACCCCGACTACGGGACGCCGTCCTGGAGTGTGGCGACCGCGACGGCGACCATCGTCGCGCTCATCGTGTTCTTCATCGCGCTGTTCCCGGCTGAGGGCGGCCTGTTCAGCGGGCTCGGCCTCCATCTCGGGCTGAACGCCCTGACCGGGTTCGCAACGCTGAACCTCCTGTTGCCGCTCGCCGTCGTCAACGTCGCGCTCATCTACTCCCGGCGGCGGTTCCCGGATATCACGCGGGGCTTTCGCGTCCCCGGCGTCCCGGTGGTCCCGGTCATCGGCGTGCTGGCGAACCTCGGGCTCATCTACAACCTCCCGCCGAAAGGCGTCGTGACCGGGCTCGTACTGACGGGCGCGATGGTCGTTGTGTACCTCGCCTGGGGCGGCGCGCCGGAGACCGAGGACCTGCTTCGGGAGGTGGTCCCGGAGACGCCGGCGTCGGGTGCAGCGGGGGCTGAAGCGGCCGCCGAGACCGGCGGCTTCCGCGTCCTCGTCCCAATCGCACGTCCGGGCCGGGCCGCTCGCTACGTCGAACTCGCCGCGGCGCTGGCGAAGGTGTCCGACGAGGACCCCGTCATCCACGTCCTCAACGTGACGCAGGTCCCCGACCAGACGCCCTGGGAATCCGTCCAGGACACCGCGAAAGCACGGACCGAGCGCATCCGGTCAGAACTGGGGGATGACTACGGCGTCGACCTCCTCATCGAGGGCCACACCTGCCGGGACGTGGCCTTCGATATCCTCCAGACGGCGCGCGACGACGACGCCGACCTCATCCTCATGGGGTATCCTGAACGCCATCAGGACGTGACCGAGACCGTCGAGCGCGAAGCACCCTGTGACGTGTTCTTCGCCGACAAGACTGCGTCTGCGGACGCCCTCGACGTTATTAACATCGGCGCAGGCGGCGGCCCCCACCATCAGGCCGTGCTCCCGCTGGTGAACGCGCTCGGGCAACTGGGGAGCGACCTCCACCTCATTAACGTCAGCACCGACGACGAGGGGGCAAACGAGGCGTCGGGGACGACGCTTGACGCGCTTGAGGGCGTCGAGACGACCCAGGTCCACAACGTCCGTGCCGGCACCGTCGCCGACGGCCTCGTCGAGACCGCGGCGGAAAACGGCGGCGTGCTGGTCATCGGCGCGTCGCGGGACCGCTGGCTCAGGCAGGCCCTGTTCGGCAGCACTCCTGACGAGGTCATCGCACTGGCCGCCGACCGGGATGTGCCGGTCCTCGTCTACGCCAGCCAGACCGGCGTCTCGGGCCGGCTGAGCGAGCGGCTGTTCCCGGTCACGCGGTACCTCAGAAAGCGGCTGTCGCGGTCGGGCCGGAAACAGGGGTCTAGCCCCGACTGGAACTAA
- a CDS encoding peptidylprolyl isomerase, with the protein MSDLTATLHTTEGDIEVELYDERVPTTVENFVGLAEGANDYDGTEIAPGTGAWEDPESGEKRIDPLYTDIDIHRIIEDFMIQMGDPTGTGRGGPGYSFDDEFHDDLTHDGPGVLSMANSGPNTNGSQFFITLDAQPHLDGKHAVFGKVVDGMDVVESIGSVDTDRNDAPTQEMLLESVDIHR; encoded by the coding sequence ATGAGCGACCTGACCGCGACCCTGCACACGACAGAGGGCGACATCGAAGTCGAACTGTACGACGAGCGCGTGCCGACCACCGTCGAGAACTTCGTCGGCCTAGCCGAAGGCGCCAACGACTACGACGGGACCGAAATCGCTCCGGGGACCGGCGCGTGGGAGGACCCTGAATCCGGCGAGAAGCGGATCGATCCGCTGTACACTGACATCGACATCCACCGCATCATCGAGGACTTCATGATCCAGATGGGGGACCCGACCGGCACCGGCCGCGGCGGCCCCGGTTACTCTTTCGACGACGAGTTCCACGACGACCTCACTCACGACGGCCCGGGCGTCCTCAGCATGGCCAACAGCGGCCCGAACACCAACGGCTCGCAGTTCTTCATCACCCTCGACGCCCAGCCCCACCTGGACGGCAAACACGCCGTCTTCGGGAAGGTCGTCGACGGGATGGACGTCGTCGAGTCCATTGGCAGCGTCGACACCGACCGCAACGACGCGCCGACCCAAGAAATGCTGCTCGAATCGGTCGACATCCACCGATAA
- a CDS encoding epoxide hydrolase, giving the protein MGQHASARDSTAWTVPASETPGVHELADTNGIRLHTVSAGPQDGDLVVLLHGFPEFWYAWKHQIPALADAGYRVVAPDLRGYNHSDKPDGVAAYHIDELVADVAGLVSALGREQAHIVGHDWGGVIAWQTAIDRPDVVDQLAVLNAPHPSAYEREIRRSVDQLLRSWYVLFFQLPVLPEASLRWNDFAMLERILTDGPTRPDAFTETDVRRYKRALGQPGARTAAVNYYRALARRNAKLTLTVGGVGDNPVTAPTLLIWGVQDDALSLALTQDLSEWVPNCRVERLPAASHWVQFDAPEQVSDLLLSHLP; this is encoded by the coding sequence ATGGGACAACACGCTAGCGCTCGTGACAGCACTGCGTGGACGGTACCCGCATCGGAGACGCCCGGTGTCCACGAGCTGGCCGACACCAACGGTATCAGGCTCCATACCGTGAGCGCTGGCCCGCAGGACGGCGACCTCGTCGTCCTGTTGCACGGGTTTCCGGAGTTCTGGTACGCCTGGAAACACCAGATACCGGCGCTCGCAGACGCCGGCTACCGTGTGGTCGCGCCGGACCTTCGGGGCTACAATCACTCTGATAAGCCCGACGGCGTCGCCGCGTACCACATCGACGAACTGGTCGCCGACGTGGCCGGACTCGTCTCGGCGCTCGGCCGGGAGCAGGCCCACATCGTTGGTCACGACTGGGGCGGCGTCATCGCCTGGCAGACCGCCATTGACCGGCCGGACGTAGTCGACCAACTGGCGGTCCTGAATGCGCCCCACCCGTCAGCATACGAGCGCGAGATCCGCCGCTCGGTCGACCAGTTACTTCGGTCCTGGTACGTGCTGTTCTTTCAGCTCCCCGTCCTTCCCGAGGCTAGCCTCCGCTGGAACGATTTCGCCATGCTGGAGCGTATCCTGACTGACGGGCCAACCCGACCCGACGCCTTCACAGAGACCGACGTGCGGCGGTACAAGCGGGCACTCGGGCAACCGGGCGCACGCACGGCCGCAGTTAATTACTACCGGGCGCTCGCCCGGCGGAACGCAAAGCTGACGCTCACTGTGGGCGGCGTCGGCGACAACCCGGTGACAGCGCCAACGCTCCTTATTTGGGGCGTGCAAGACGACGCGCTCTCGCTGGCGCTGACGCAGGACCTCAGCGAGTGGGTCCCGAACTGTCGAGTCGAGCGGCTCCCGGCGGCAAGCCACTGGGTCCAGTTCGATGCCCCCGAGCAGGTATCGGACCTGCTGCTGTCACACCTGCCGTAG
- a CDS encoding anthranilate phosphoribosyltransferase, with the protein MAQATREYGEWPLKRLMTEVVGSGHKSADDMSRTQAREAFQRILGGEPDHTTLGAFWLANRWKRNTPEELGAYVDVMSEESVETATPDADPVDCGANYDGKGRSAILGVAAGVVAAAAGTPVVVHSGDRVPTQKQDAYKHVLDELGVRTELEPSESADMVDEVGFGFYYQPAFNPGIDALFERRDNMGVRTFVNTVETLANPADASVHLGSFYHLAFAKKMVRTLAQSETSSVERALFFQGMEGYDDVRPGETIVAEWPVTGDESDDEDIADFEIRTGEYGMDIESEDLQVDDVAEESAAITEAVLTGEREDGFADAVALNAALRIYAREDADSIQDGLERARGAIADGSAAETLDDLRAF; encoded by the coding sequence ATGGCGCAAGCGACCCGGGAGTACGGCGAATGGCCGCTCAAACGACTCATGACGGAAGTCGTCGGCTCCGGTCACAAATCTGCCGACGATATGTCCCGCACGCAAGCCCGGGAGGCGTTCCAGCGCATCCTCGGCGGCGAACCCGACCACACGACGCTTGGTGCGTTCTGGCTCGCCAACCGCTGGAAACGCAACACCCCCGAGGAACTGGGTGCGTACGTCGACGTGATGTCCGAGGAGTCGGTCGAGACAGCCACGCCGGACGCTGACCCGGTCGACTGCGGGGCCAACTACGACGGCAAGGGCCGGTCGGCGATTCTCGGCGTCGCCGCGGGTGTTGTTGCCGCTGCCGCCGGCACACCCGTCGTCGTCCACTCCGGCGACCGCGTCCCGACGCAGAAACAGGACGCCTACAAGCACGTGCTGGACGAACTCGGCGTCCGAACCGAACTCGAGCCGAGCGAGAGCGCCGACATGGTCGACGAGGTCGGCTTTGGCTTCTACTACCAGCCGGCGTTCAACCCCGGCATCGACGCCCTGTTCGAGCGCCGCGACAACATGGGCGTCCGGACCTTCGTCAACACTGTCGAGACGCTGGCGAACCCGGCCGACGCCAGCGTCCACCTCGGCAGTTTCTACCACCTGGCCTTCGCGAAGAAGATGGTCCGCACGCTCGCTCAGTCCGAGACCAGCAGCGTCGAGCGGGCGCTGTTCTTCCAGGGAATGGAGGGCTACGACGACGTCCGCCCCGGCGAGACCATCGTCGCCGAATGGCCCGTCACCGGCGACGAATCCGACGACGAGGACATCGCGGACTTCGAGATCCGCACCGGCGAGTACGGGATGGACATCGAGAGCGAGGACCTGCAGGTCGATGACGTGGCCGAAGAGTCGGCGGCGATAACCGAAGCCGTACTGACCGGCGAACGCGAGGACGGCTTCGCCGACGCTGTCGCGCTCAACGCCGCGCTCCGGATCTACGCCCGCGAGGACGCCGACAGCATTCAGGACGGGCTTGAACGGGCCCGTGGCGCGATTGCCGACGGCAGTGCAGCGGAGACACTCGACGACCTCCGGGCCTTCTAA